In a single window of the Arachis hypogaea cultivar Tifrunner chromosome 6, arahy.Tifrunner.gnm2.J5K5, whole genome shotgun sequence genome:
- the LOC112805711 gene encoding secreted RxLR effector protein 161-like, translating to MQPNTKLDKAENGKDVDETPYRGMIGSLMYLTSSRPDIIQSVDVCSRFQSHSKESHLSAVKWIIRYIKGTSDFDLWYPKTDEFCIVGYCEADFVGDRMNRRSTSGICCFLGQSLNVWSSKKQATVDLSTTEAKYISASSCCSQLIWLKI from the coding sequence ATGCAACCTAATACAAAACTTGACAAGGCTGAAAATgggaaagatgttgatgagactccGTATAGAGGAATGATCGGATCACTTATGTATCTAACATCATCTAGACCAGACATTATTCAAAGTGTGGATGTGTGCTCTAGATTTCAATCTCACTCAAAAGAATCACATCTTTCGGCTGTTAAATGGATTATTAGATACATCAAAGGCACATCTGATTTTGATCTGTGGTATCCTAAAACTGATGAATTCTGTATAGTTGGGTATTGTGAGGCAGATTTTGTGGGTGATCGCATGAATAGAAGAAGCACTTCAGGAATTTGTTGCTTTCTTGGACAATCCTTGAACGTTTGGTCGAGCAAAAAGCAAGCTACTGTTGATTTGTCAACAACTGAGGCCAAATATATCTCAGCATCCTCTTGTTGTTCTCAGTTAATTTGGCTCAAAATTTAG